A stretch of Physeter macrocephalus isolate SW-GA chromosome 6, ASM283717v5, whole genome shotgun sequence DNA encodes these proteins:
- the LOC102978116 gene encoding LOW QUALITY PROTEIN: lupus La protein homolog (The sequence of the model RefSeq protein was modified relative to this genomic sequence to represent the inferred CDS: substituted 2 bases at 2 genomic stop codons), with amino-acid sequence MAENGDNEKMAALEAKICHQIECYFGDFNLPRDKFLKEQIKLGEGWVPLEIMIKFNRLNRLTTDFNVIVEALSKSKAELMEISEDKTNIRRSPSKPLPEMTDEXKNDVQNRSVYIKAFPIDATLDDVKEWLEDKGQVLNIQMRRTLHKVFKGSIFAVFDTIEPAKKFVETPGQKYKDTDLLILFKEDYFAKKNEERKQNKIEAKLRAKHEQEEKQKLAENAEMKSLEEKIGCLLKFSGDLDYQTCREDLHVLFSNHGEIKWIDFVRGAKEGIILFKAKATEALDKAKDANNGNLQLRNKEVTWEVLEGDVEKEALEKIIEDQQESLNKXKSKGHRFKGKGKGNKAAQIGSAKGKVQFQGKKTKFDSDDEHDENGASRPVTRAREETDKEEPSSKQQKTENGAKDQ; translated from the coding sequence ATGGCAGAAAATGGTGATAATGAAAAAATGGCTGCTCTGGAGGCCAAAATCTGTCATCAAATCGAGTGTTATTTTGGAGACTTCAATTTGCCACGtgacaaatttttaaaggaacagatCAAACTGGGTGAAGGCTGGGTACCTTTGGAgataatgataaaatttaatagGTTAAACCGTCTAACAACAGACTTTAATGTAATAGTAGAAGCATTGAGCAAATCAAAGGCAGAACTCATGGAAATAAGTGAAGATAAAACTAACATTAGAAGATCTCCAAGCAAACCCCTCCCTGAAATGACTGATGAGTAGAAAAATGATGTACAAAACAGATCTGTTTATATTAAAGCCTTCCCAATTGATGCAACCCTTGATGACGTAAAAGAATGGTTGGAAGATAAAGGTCAGGTGCTAAATATTCAGATGAGAAGAACATTGCACAAGGTATTTAAGGGATCAATATTTGCTGTATTTGATACCATTGAACCTGCTAAGAAGTTTGTTGAGACCCCTGGCCAGAAGTACAAAGACACAGACCTGCTAATACTTTTCAAGGAAGATTACtttgcaaagaaaaatgaagaaagaaagcaaaataaaatagaagctaAATTACGAGCTAAACATGAgcaagaagagaaacaaaagttAGCAGAAAATGCTGAAATGAAATCTCTAGAAGAAAAGATTGGCTGCTTGCTGAAATTCTCGGGGGACTTAGATTATCAGACGTGTAGAGAAGATTTGCATGTCCTTTTCTCAAATCATGGTGAAATAAAATGGATAGACTTTGTCAGAGGAGCCAAAGAGGGAATAATTCTGTTTAAAGCAAAAGCTACGGAAGCACTGGATAAAGCAAAAGACGCAAATAATGGTAACCTACAATTAAGGAACAAAGAGGTCACCTGGGAAGTTCTAGAAGGAGACGTGGAAAAAGAAgcattggaaaaaataatagaagatcAACAAGAATCCCTAAACAAATAGAAGTCAAAAGGTCACagatttaaaggaaaaggaaagggaaataaagcTGCCCAGATTGGGTCTGCTAAAGGAAAAGTACAGTTTCAGGGCAAGAAAACTAAATTTGATAGTGATGATGAACATGATGAAAATGGTGCATCTAGACCAGTAacaagagcaagagaagaaacagacaaagaagaaccttcatcaaaacaacagaaaacagaaaatggtgCCAAAGACCagtaa